The Lewinella sp. 4G2 nucleotide sequence ATCCGGTACCGGGGCGGGCTTGCCTTCGCCGATGCCATCACGCTTATTGGCGTACCAAGCCTTCCCGGCGTAGGCCTTACCAATGAGCCCGTCGTGGATTTCGGCGACGATTTTATTCAGCGTTACTGAACTGCGGGTTTGGTTGCCCATTTGTACGTAGTGGCCGTATTTCTTCTGGGCGGCGACGAGCATATCCCCCTCGGCCGGGTTGTGGCTGCAGGGCTTTTCTACGTAGACGTGCTTGCCGGCCTGCAGGGCCATGATGGCCATGGGGGCGTGCCAGTGGTCCGGGGTTGCGATTACGACGGCGTCTACCGATTTATCGTCGAGGAAGCGGCGGAAGTCCTGGTCACCCTTCGGCAATTTCCCTCCTTCTTTCATGGCCGCCATTTGGCCCTTGGCGATGGCGCGGGTATCGACGTCGCCGATGCCGATCACGTTACAGTCAGCGGCTCCCGCAAAGGTGCCAGTGAGGGACGCTCCCCGCCCGTTTGTTCCGAAAACGGCAACGTTGATCCGACGGTTGGCGCCCAGGATGTTGCCGTAGGAAATGGCCGGCATTCCGATCCCTAAGCCCGCACCCGCGACAGCGGCTGATTTGATAAATTTTCTTCTACTGGACACGATCTACTTTTTTAGGTAATTAGGTAAGGTTAAAGCTCCTTGATCTTGATGGAACGGAAGCTGACGAGGTCGCCGTGGTCCTGCAACAGGATCGGGCCGGAGGGCCAGCGGCCAAAATTTTCCCAGTCCTTATACTTAGAGTAGGCGACGAGGGCCTTGAAGGTCTGAGAGAAGCGGTCGAACTCGACGACCTTGTAGCCATTCAGCCAGTGCTCAACGTGCCCGTCCTTAGAGATGATGCGGCCGCGGTTCCACTCGCCGACCTTCATTTCTTTGTTGCGGGGCGTATCGAGCACCTCGGCCGTGATCAGATCGTAAAGCGAACCGACGGTGCGGTTTCCAGCGACGCCCTTCTTTGCGTCGGGATGGACCTTGTCGTCCAGGATTTGGAATTCTAAGCCGATCGCGCTGCCAGCACCTTTATTTAGGCTGGGATCTACGTAGTACTTCACGCCGGAGTTGGCACCCTTAGTGGGTTTAAATTCAAACTGCAGCTCAAAATCGCCGTAGTGGCGCTTGGTCACGATGTCGCCGCCGTTGGTGCTTTCACCGCCGTCGGAAGCCAGGACGCTGAGCACGCCGTCTTGCATTTTCCAGCCGGCCCGGGGGAAGGCATCCAGTTTCGCGCCACGCCAGCCGTCGGTGGTTTTGCCGTCCCAAAGCAGGCTCCAGCCGTGTTGCATTTCCCAGTCCGTCAGGCTGTTGGGCACCAAATTGTACTGGGGTGCGCTACTGTAAAGTCTGTCCGCCTTACTTGGCCGATCGTTGATCATGATGTTGCGCCAGCGCATCTGCTTGCCGGCGAGTTCTTCCTGGATGCTGTGGACCTGGAGACAGATCATTCCGGACGCGTCCATATTATCCACCAGGTTAGCCACGGCGTGGCCGTTTACGAAAGTCGTCAGGTGATTTCCGATAAATTCGATGCGGAGCCTATTCCACTCCCCGTGCTTAAAAGCCGCCCGCGCCGGCGGGTTGTAGTGGACGGGGTAGATCCAACCGCGGCGCTGCTCATCGTAGACGCCACCCGTATAAGCGCGCTGGCTGGGGTCGATCTCAACCTGGTAACCGTAGATGCGCCGGATGTCTCCGTCCTGCCGCCACTGCCCGCGGGCCATCACGCCGCTGTTGAGAGGTGCCTCGTTTTTGAACTCCATCTCGACGATGAAGTCGCCGTACTTCTGTTGGGTACAGAGAAAGGTATTGGGCGTATTGACGATGGCCGTACCCAAAATCTCGCCGTCCACTACTTTGAAGGGGGCTTCACCGCCGTAGCTTTCCCAACCACTTAAATTATTGCCATTGATCAGGGGGCGCATCTGCGCGGTCAGCAGGGTAGGGAGGACCAGCAAAAGTCCGGTCAGACAGTATAAAAGGCGTCTCATCAGAAGAATTTGCCGTAAAGTAGGTAAAAAAGCGGCATATTGGAACGTTCCAATCGCTCACCATCGCGCCCATGCAATTCCTCCTTCCGGTACTCCTGATTTTTGCGCTGTCGCAGGTGCCGGGGAAGGGGCAAGCACAAAATTGGACCCTCGAACACGATGAGGATGGCGTCAAAGTCTACGTCCGCCCCGAAGCGAATGAGGATATGTCCGTAAGGGTAGAAACCAGTACCTCCCGCTCCGTAGCCGACGTGCAGGCCGTCATTGACGAGGTCGGCACCTACCCAGAATGGGTCCACCGCTGCGGCGAGGCCTACCGCGTTGATGGTGGGTCGGACGACAACTACGTGTACTACTCCCTCATCGATATGCCCTTCCCCTTTTCGGACAAAGAAGTGGTGGCCCGCATCAACCAATCCATTGATGCGGAGACCGGAACCCTGACGCGGGTGATCAGCAGCGAGCCGGAGGCCGTCCCTCCCGTAAAGGGTCGCGACCGGTTAGCTACCTACGAGGCGGAGTGGAAAGTCAGCCCCACCGCGGACGGAAGGGTGAGCATCATCTGTACTTGCCGGACGGCCGCCGGCGCCGGGCTCCCCAATTGGCTACGCAAGGAAATCATGACTGGTGGCCCCGCCAAAACGGTCGCCAATCTCGTGGAGCGGTTGGAGGCGCGCTAACAATTTAACTGCGGGTTTACTTGGCGAGCTTATCTTGTGTTCAACGTTTCTGACCAAATGCGCTCCCCACGTGGGAATCGCGACCCAACCACCACCTGATGTTACGACTGTTTTCCCTGCTTGCGTTTGCGGCCCTGCTCGCCTGCGACGCCGAGCCATCCGCCGATAACTCACCGACTGACCGACCGCCGAACGTCCTCCTCATCGTCGTCGACGACCAAGGGTACGCGGACTTCTCGCCCTTTGAAAATTACTCTGGCACGGCCTACACCAAAAGCATGGCCCGGCTGGCTGAAACCGGGACTGTTTACACCCAGGCCTACGTCACGGCACCCGTCTGCAGCCCTTCCCGCGTAGGGATGTTGACGGGGAAGAACCAATTCCGTTGGGACGGCCCGGCGAGTTGGGGACCTGGCCTGCCGGATAGCGTCCGGACCATCGCTGAGTATTTACGGGACGCCGGGTACGCCACCGCTCGCATTGGCAAGAACGACCTCGGCCGCAACTTCCACGCGAAATTTGATAAGCGAGAATATCCGCTGCGCCACGGCTACGATGAGTTCCTGGGTTTCAACGCCCACGCCCACGATTTCTGGCTCCACAGCGAGGAGGTGCGGGATCGGACGCCGGACCCATCCGGAACGAGTGCCGTCCTCGGGCCCCTCCTCCACAATGAGGGGGAGAAGGGTTACGACGAAGGCTACCTCACCAACATCCTGACGGACGAGGCAATTGACTACGTGACGGCGGAGGATCGGGGGGAACAACCCTTTTTCCTTACCCTGGCCTATAACGCTGTTCACCACCTCATCCACGAGGTGCCGCCCGCCTACTTGGAGAAATACGACGTACCGGAGATCCCCAACTACGACCCTGATGGAGAGGTGAGCTACGGGAAACACCCGGCGGGTTCCTATTCCGCCTATTACGACAAGTATTCCCGCTTGGGAGCGATAACTGAAGGCCCGCTGCGGCAATACTACCTCGCCAATTTGCACTGCCTGGACGATAACATTGGCCGCCTCCTGGATGTCTTGGACAGCACGGGTATTGCGGAGGAAACGATGATCATCTTCGTATCCGATAACGGTGGCTCCCCGCTGACGGGTGCGGATAATACGCCGCTTACCGGGGGGAAGTACTCCTTGTGGGAAGGAGGCATCCGCGTCCCCATGGCCGTAAGTTGGCCGGGCCACGTTGCGGCGGGTAAGACGGAGGGCCGGGTGGTTTCCGCATTGGACGTCCTGCCTACCATCGCCGAAGCCACTAATCTCTCCCTGGATGACCCCACACTGGACGGCCGCTCACTGAATGTGCCCGACCCCAACCGCCTGCTGGTGTGGAAATGGCAGAAGACCTGGGCGGTGCGCAAGGGCGACTACAAACTGACGAATGCCAAAGAGAACCACTGGAAGAGTCGCCCCTCCGCCCAGTACATCGCTCCCATCGCGGATAACCTCGAACTAAAGCTCTTCAACGTTGCCGCGGACCCGGGTGAACGTCAGGACTTGGCCGATCTTCAACCGGAGAAGATGGCGGAACTTAAACTGGCGTACGAGGAGTGGTGTGCAGCTAATCTTCAGCGGTACTGATTGATTTAAGCAGTCAGGTCAACCTTCACAATAAGTCACCTCGTGTTTGCCCGTCCTTGCATAGCACCTGCGGCAGCGCCCTTACCTGATTGCCACTATCACCTTGGACGCTAGGTTGATGTTCGGTATCACTTTCTGCGCATGTTTGTTCGAAGACCAATATTATTTCTGCATTAAGGGATTCTTTATTAAAATTAAACACCGGAGGGGTAGTGTAATCTTTGTTTTAAACCTACCAATACGAGATGATTTTATTTGTGCCGAAAGAAATTAATTCGGTGATTTGATTAATTATTCCTTACATTGAACGTGGAATTAGCATTTATTAGCAAATAGTTTTGCTGACTAAGCGAAGTCTTCTGGCCTATTTTTGGAAGACCCATCTTAACCAGCCCAGCACCCTTACCAGTTATATAAAACCACCTTTTTATGAGATATTGCCTGCCCTGGCGACGACTCCGGTCGTTGCCCGCAATACTAGTGGCCTGTCTGGCCTTTTGTATTGCTCCACTGACCGCACAAACCGTAGTGAGTGGTACCATTTATGGTCTCGCCGACGGCCAACCACTGATTGGCGCTACCGTCATGGAAAAAGGGACCACCACCGGAACGGTGACCGATTTTGACGGGAAGTTTTCCCTGTCAGTGACCCAGCCCAACGCTACCCTGCGGGTTTCCTACCTTGGTTTCGCCACCCAGGAAGTGACTGCTTCCACCAGCACAATGACAATTCGCTTGGCGGCGGACGAAAACTCGCTCGATCTCATCACCGTAGTTGGCTATGGTACCCAGAAGAAGAGTGACCTCGTCAACGCCGTGGCTACTA carries:
- a CDS encoding DUF1080 domain-containing protein is translated as MRRLLYCLTGLLLVLPTLLTAQMRPLINGNNLSGWESYGGEAPFKVVDGEILGTAIVNTPNTFLCTQQKYGDFIVEMEFKNEAPLNSGVMARGQWRQDGDIRRIYGYQVEIDPSQRAYTGGVYDEQRRGWIYPVHYNPPARAAFKHGEWNRLRIEFIGNHLTTFVNGHAVANLVDNMDASGMICLQVHSIQEELAGKQMRWRNIMINDRPSKADRLYSSAPQYNLVPNSLTDWEMQHGWSLLWDGKTTDGWRGAKLDAFPRAGWKMQDGVLSVLASDGGESTNGGDIVTKRHYGDFELQFEFKPTKGANSGVKYYVDPSLNKGAGSAIGLEFQILDDKVHPDAKKGVAGNRTVGSLYDLITAEVLDTPRNKEMKVGEWNRGRIISKDGHVEHWLNGYKVVEFDRFSQTFKALVAYSKYKDWENFGRWPSGPILLQDHGDLVSFRSIKIKEL
- a CDS encoding sulfatase, coding for MLRLFSLLAFAALLACDAEPSADNSPTDRPPNVLLIVVDDQGYADFSPFENYSGTAYTKSMARLAETGTVYTQAYVTAPVCSPSRVGMLTGKNQFRWDGPASWGPGLPDSVRTIAEYLRDAGYATARIGKNDLGRNFHAKFDKREYPLRHGYDEFLGFNAHAHDFWLHSEEVRDRTPDPSGTSAVLGPLLHNEGEKGYDEGYLTNILTDEAIDYVTAEDRGEQPFFLTLAYNAVHHLIHEVPPAYLEKYDVPEIPNYDPDGEVSYGKHPAGSYSAYYDKYSRLGAITEGPLRQYYLANLHCLDDNIGRLLDVLDSTGIAEETMIIFVSDNGGSPLTGADNTPLTGGKYSLWEGGIRVPMAVSWPGHVAAGKTEGRVVSALDVLPTIAEATNLSLDDPTLDGRSLNVPDPNRLLVWKWQKTWAVRKGDYKLTNAKENHWKSRPSAQYIAPIADNLELKLFNVAADPGERQDLADLQPEKMAELKLAYEEWCAANLQRY